In Musa acuminata AAA Group cultivar baxijiao chromosome BXJ2-8, Cavendish_Baxijiao_AAA, whole genome shotgun sequence, one genomic interval encodes:
- the LOC135618329 gene encoding myb-related protein 306-like, with protein MGRPPPRCDRDGVKKGPWTPEEDIVLVSYIQQHGPGNWKAVPTNTGLIRCSKSCRLRWTNYLRPGIKRGNFTDQEEKLIIHLQALLGNRWAAIASYLPERTDNDIKNYWNTHLKKKLGTGNDRQTSSRRPSCRSISKGQWERCLQTDIHVAKRALSEALSMEKSDDLPDSMASSAAYNFNIRPSTYASSTENISRLLEGWLRGSPKPGVASASSASGCSMSPEPLESLFGINESTAETRTPLSLLESWLFDESVGHGQESLPDMVAPGDDACDQFLF; from the exons atggGCAGACCACCACCACGCTGTGACCGAGATGGTGTGAAGAAAGGACCTTGGACACCAGAAGAGGACATAGTCTTGGTCTCCTACATCCAACAGCATGGTCCAGGGAATTGGAAGGCTGTTCCTACCAATACTG GGCTAATTAGATGCAGCAAGAGCTGCAGGCTCAGGTGGACAAACTACCTCAGGCCTGGGATCAAGCGTGGGAACTTCACTGATCAGGAGGAGAAGCTTATAATCCATCTCCAAGCTCTTCTAGGCAACAG GTGGGCAGCTATAGCTTCGTATCTACCGGAGAGGACAGATAATgacatcaagaactactggaatacACATCTGAAGAAGAAGCTTGGAACTGGCAATGATCGACAAACGAGCAGTAGGCGCCCGAGCTGCCGTTCCATCTCCAAAGGTCAGTGGGAGAGGTGTCTCCAAACAGACATCCACGTGGCGAAGCGAGCTCTTAGCGAGGCCTTGTCCATGGAGAAGTCCGATGACCTACCTGATTCGATGGCCTCCTCGGCTGCGTACAACTTCAACATCAGGCCTTCGACCTACGCATCGAGCACCGAGAACATATCTCGACTTCTTGAAGGATGGTTGAGGGGCTCACCGAAGCCCGGCGTTGCTTCGGCCTCGAGTGCTTCCGGCTGCTCCATGTCGCCGGAACCGCTCGAGTCACTGTTTGGGATCAACGAGTCTACGGCGGAGACCCGAACACCGTTGTCGTTGCTCGAGTCATGGTTGTTTGATGAAAGTGTCGGACATGGGCAAGAGAGCCTTCCAGACATGGTGGCGCCAGGTGATGATGCATGTGATCAATTCTTGTTCTAA